A portion of the Deinococcus hopiensis KR-140 genome contains these proteins:
- a CDS encoding SGNH/GDSL hydrolase family protein, with amino-acid sequence MKNRRGLATLVTLLAALSFWEVAWRPPNWVDIPAVTQVHFFGRWFPERVSGGTAALTINQGSGVQFEVTGASAVWAEFVRSPASTLSPTLVLLQEEKPERRLSVPMQGNSRLLLASNLPTERITRFRLIVDGIHEHDPLWQKKAGLALRSLSTPETTARFTPWQSPCPPVLWIGTSIFAGILARGKQGGSTSVNSAASLAYPTLATQALGAEPYIAAFGAVGVTRGGSGGVPAAPEYMQAWAQERPARLPAFQAVVIGEGVNDVAADSAQYREALERLIRRLHRAQPRAPVFLEAALNGAHAADTQWVAQHTGSTFVDTSTWRIRTTDGLHPNLVGHREAAARWLEVLKRAGLPRWPASQGGCPSP; translated from the coding sequence ATGAAGAACAGACGTGGTCTGGCCACCCTCGTGACCCTTCTGGCTGCACTCTCCTTCTGGGAAGTCGCCTGGAGGCCCCCGAACTGGGTGGATATACCGGCGGTCACCCAGGTTCACTTTTTCGGACGCTGGTTTCCAGAACGTGTGTCCGGCGGCACCGCTGCCCTGACCATCAACCAGGGCAGCGGAGTTCAGTTTGAAGTTACGGGGGCTTCTGCCGTCTGGGCCGAATTTGTTCGTTCACCGGCCAGCACGCTGTCTCCCACGCTGGTCCTCCTTCAGGAGGAGAAACCCGAACGCCGCCTCTCCGTCCCAATGCAGGGCAACTCGCGTCTCCTGCTCGCCTCGAACCTTCCAACGGAGCGAATCACCCGCTTTCGTCTGATTGTCGATGGCATCCACGAGCACGATCCTCTGTGGCAAAAAAAGGCGGGACTGGCCCTCCGTTCCCTGTCCACTCCAGAAACCACTGCGCGCTTTACGCCCTGGCAAAGTCCGTGTCCTCCCGTTTTGTGGATTGGAACGAGCATCTTTGCGGGCATCCTGGCGCGCGGCAAGCAGGGTGGAAGCACGTCAGTGAACAGTGCTGCCAGTCTCGCCTATCCCACGCTCGCCACACAGGCGCTGGGTGCAGAGCCGTATATCGCGGCGTTCGGAGCCGTGGGCGTGACCCGGGGTGGCAGCGGCGGCGTTCCCGCAGCTCCCGAGTACATGCAGGCCTGGGCGCAGGAACGGCCGGCCCGTTTGCCAGCGTTCCAGGCCGTGGTAATCGGCGAAGGGGTCAACGATGTGGCAGCGGACTCTGCTCAGTACCGCGAGGCATTGGAAAGGCTAATCCGCCGCCTGCACCGCGCACAACCGAGGGCTCCTGTCTTTCTGGAAGCCGCTCTAAACGGAGCCCACGCCGCCGATACACAGTGGGTGGCCCAGCATACGGGCAGCACCTTCGTAGACACGTCTACGTGGCGCATCCGCACAACCGACGGCCTCCATCCTAACCTGGTGGGTCACCGGGAAGCTGCCGCACGGTGGCTCGAGGTCCTCAAACGCGCTGGACTGCCCCGGTGGCCCGCAAGCCAGGGTGGCTGCCCCAGCCCCTAA
- a CDS encoding helix-turn-helix domain-containing protein, protein MEWSELEATIRQKVAEQPRGFQARLGEALGVKQPSVTQALSGKKAFPREWVGKTLDMLGLEIVVRPKAQQ, encoded by the coding sequence ATGGAATGGTCAGAACTTGAAGCGACGATCCGGCAGAAGGTTGCTGAGCAACCTCGGGGGTTTCAGGCACGATTAGGAGAAGCGTTGGGCGTGAAGCAGCCGTCAGTCACCCAGGCCCTTTCTGGTAAAAAGGCGTTCCCCCGGGAATGGGTGGGAAAGACCCTCGACATGCTTGGTCTCGAAATCGTGGTCCGGCCGAAGGCGCAGCAGTGA
- a CDS encoding 5'-3' exonuclease yields MTAPDLLLDASNLIVRAYFATGGVHPQNVLRDRLREYQHVFGPRHVIAALDSPSNFRKRLEPTYKGQRGSKPPELEALLRRGAELMGALGCICAAAPDHEADDVMATLAERAPGNVVIVTTDADLHACVRDEVQVYSPGTRKRFTQMDYEAKYGFPRERFALYKALCGCESDNIPGVRNVGPARAQKVVARCGTVEGVYSELGSFDRTTQAGLQETTPEAIHAAMQLTRLVSTAPVRRISTATAGSSGAPRKPRGEE; encoded by the coding sequence ATGACCGCGCCTGACCTGCTGCTAGACGCCAGCAACCTGATTGTCCGGGCCTACTTCGCCACAGGCGGCGTTCACCCTCAGAACGTGCTGCGTGACCGACTGCGTGAGTACCAGCATGTGTTTGGGCCCAGGCACGTGATCGCGGCCCTGGACTCTCCGTCGAATTTCCGGAAGCGGCTTGAACCCACGTACAAGGGACAGCGGGGAAGCAAACCGCCGGAACTTGAAGCGTTGCTGAGGCGGGGTGCGGAGCTGATGGGGGCGCTCGGGTGCATCTGCGCAGCAGCACCGGACCATGAGGCAGACGATGTGATGGCTACACTTGCGGAACGTGCACCAGGGAATGTCGTGATCGTGACGACCGACGCCGACCTGCACGCGTGTGTGCGGGACGAGGTGCAGGTGTACAGCCCAGGCACCCGTAAGCGGTTTACCCAAATGGACTACGAGGCGAAGTACGGATTTCCACGTGAGCGCTTCGCGCTGTATAAGGCGCTGTGCGGGTGCGAATCGGACAATATCCCTGGTGTCCGGAACGTGGGGCCCGCACGGGCGCAGAAGGTCGTGGCGCGCTGCGGGACGGTGGAAGGGGTCTACAGCGAACTGGGGTCATTCGACCGGACCACGCAGGCCGGCTTACAGGAGACAACGCCTGAAGCGATTCACGCCGCCATGCAACTGACCCGGTTGGTCAGTACCGCACCTGTACGGCGCATCTCCACCGCCACCGCTGGAAGTTCAGGCGCCCCCCGCAAACCCCGTGGCGAGGAGTGA
- a CDS encoding IS701 family transposase has product MPRSLPPWTRHFPTWFAPFLTHFRHRAGRTWAPLYVRGLCSGASRKSMQPLAAVVAPGKEDHLQHFITDSPWPTRPLETLLAERAQQMLGGKDAVLIIDDTCLTKFGTKSVGVARQYSGQVGKITSCQCLVSLTLAQHEVPVPLALRLFLPQDWTSDPARLQAAGVPMEHQQPQTKWALALQELDRVREHVTFGMVLADAGYGVTAQFRHALTTRGLLWSVGVTRTQTVYPKDVRLIPIPKFFRGRRPKHPTPSEDRQSVEDVLKGAAWQHLVWRHGTKGPLSGRFAAVYVRLADGEENAQGQHLPGQAAWIIREQRRGEERKYYVCNLPENTSLSRLVEVTKRRWACELTHRELKDEVGLDHFEGRSWQGLHHHAVLCMLALTFLQWLRLTQPDDLKGDTVPAIRAEVAGDLPLPPPCQQCRACTALFSGP; this is encoded by the coding sequence ATGCCACGTTCTTTGCCCCCTTGGACCCGACATTTTCCCACCTGGTTCGCACCCTTTCTGACGCACTTTCGCCACCGTGCAGGGCGCACTTGGGCACCGTTGTACGTGCGTGGACTGTGCAGCGGTGCGTCCCGGAAAAGCATGCAACCTCTGGCTGCTGTGGTGGCTCCTGGAAAAGAAGACCACCTCCAGCACTTCATCACCGACAGTCCCTGGCCAACTCGTCCCCTGGAAACGCTGCTGGCCGAGCGGGCCCAGCAAATGCTTGGAGGCAAAGACGCCGTCTTGATCATTGACGATACCTGCCTGACCAAATTTGGGACGAAATCCGTGGGGGTTGCTCGCCAGTATTCGGGACAGGTGGGCAAGATCACGTCCTGTCAGTGTCTGGTCTCCCTGACCTTAGCCCAGCACGAGGTCCCTGTTCCCCTGGCCCTCCGGCTCTTCCTGCCACAGGACTGGACCAGCGATCCGGCGCGTCTCCAGGCTGCTGGTGTTCCAATGGAACACCAGCAGCCACAGACCAAATGGGCGTTGGCACTCCAGGAACTGGACCGGGTACGCGAACACGTCACCTTCGGCATGGTCTTGGCGGACGCTGGGTATGGCGTGACGGCTCAGTTCCGCCATGCCCTCACCACGCGCGGACTGCTGTGGTCGGTGGGTGTGACTCGCACACAGACGGTCTATCCCAAGGACGTTCGCTTAATCCCTATCCCCAAGTTCTTTCGTGGCAGAAGACCCAAGCACCCCACCCCCTCCGAAGACCGGCAATCGGTGGAGGACGTCCTCAAAGGTGCTGCATGGCAGCACCTGGTGTGGCGACACGGGACCAAGGGTCCCCTCTCAGGACGCTTTGCCGCTGTGTACGTGCGTCTCGCCGATGGAGAGGAAAATGCCCAGGGCCAGCACCTTCCCGGGCAGGCGGCCTGGATCATCCGTGAACAGCGACGGGGAGAGGAACGCAAATACTACGTCTGTAATCTCCCCGAGAACACCTCTCTCTCTCGGCTGGTTGAGGTGACCAAGCGCCGCTGGGCTTGCGAGTTGACCCACCGGGAGCTGAAGGACGAAGTCGGTCTGGACCACTTTGAGGGCCGTTCCTGGCAGGGCCTCCATCACCACGCCGTGCTTTGCATGCTGGCCCTGACCTTCCTTCAATGGTTGCGATTGACCCAGCCCGATGACCTCAAAGGTGACACTGTCCCCGCTATTCGAGCGGAGGTGGCAGGGGACCTGCCCCTGCCACCTCCGTGCCAGCAATGCCGCGCCTGCACAGCTTTATTCAGCGGTCCCTGA
- a CDS encoding LysR family transcriptional regulator, giving the protein MTHGPTLIQLRAFIAAAEAGSFGQAANALGLAPSSVSESVHALEQLRGEPLFRRSPRGITLTAAGERALPHARLAVQHSEDFTLALNGNGAALAGTLRVAAYRSLGVHLLPPVLSLLRRRHPHLRVQILDGTSGEGGEHLIEDGRADVAFTELTAHTSLFTLPVVEDQHVVVLPKRRLSRSLTWVDFQAQPLLLFPAHHACNAELHRHLHTFLTPDTVVEEVAEDEVMLSMVEHGLGWAVLPHLAALPLRQSLMTQPLPVPLARTLGVAIQPGRAGLPHTRAFLDALRMYRTTPEFGRLQKFLSE; this is encoded by the coding sequence ATGACCCACGGACCGACCCTGATCCAGTTGCGGGCGTTCATCGCGGCCGCAGAGGCCGGGAGCTTCGGACAGGCCGCAAATGCCCTGGGTCTGGCCCCCAGCAGCGTCAGCGAGAGCGTGCACGCGCTTGAACAGCTGCGGGGAGAGCCGCTCTTCCGGCGCTCTCCCCGGGGCATCACCCTGACTGCCGCTGGGGAACGTGCCCTGCCGCACGCCCGGCTGGCCGTACAGCACAGTGAAGACTTCACCCTGGCTCTGAATGGGAACGGGGCAGCGCTGGCGGGAACCCTGCGGGTGGCGGCCTACCGCAGCCTCGGGGTGCACCTGCTGCCCCCGGTACTGTCGCTGCTGCGCCGGCGTCATCCGCACCTCCGGGTCCAGATCCTTGACGGCACGTCAGGCGAGGGCGGGGAACACCTCATTGAGGACGGGCGGGCCGACGTGGCCTTTACCGAACTCACCGCTCACACCTCTCTCTTCACCCTGCCGGTGGTCGAGGACCAGCACGTGGTGGTGTTGCCGAAAAGACGCTTGTCCAGGAGCCTGACGTGGGTGGACTTCCAGGCGCAGCCCCTGCTCCTGTTCCCAGCGCATCACGCCTGCAACGCTGAGCTGCACCGCCACCTTCACACATTTCTCACGCCAGACACTGTGGTGGAAGAAGTTGCTGAGGACGAGGTGATGCTGTCGATGGTGGAGCATGGCCTGGGCTGGGCCGTTCTGCCCCACCTGGCCGCTTTGCCCCTCCGGCAGAGCTTGATGACGCAGCCCTTGCCCGTACCCCTCGCAAGAACGCTGGGCGTCGCCATCCAGCCGGGGCGGGCTGGGCTACCGCATACCCGCGCCTTTCTCGACGCCTTGCGGATGTACCGGACGACGCCAGAGTTCGGGAGACTGCAGAAGTTCCTGTCAGAGTAG
- a CDS encoding EamA family transporter — protein sequence MLRLAQPLPTLPAGPALLLSVLSVQGGAAIAKGVFPVVGAIGTTGLRIGLSALLLCLVFRPSLRQLTPEQWRAVLPYGMVLGSMNLLFYLALARIPLGLAVTLEFVGPLLLAVVGSRRALDVVWVALAGAGVAMITPWSGQGTDGVGMLVALLAGACWAGYVVLGSRVSQVLPSGTGVAVGMGIATLTALPFVGLSGDWDHLTSGLVLAGAALAVLSSAVPFTLELVALRSLPLRTFSVLLSLEPAVAALCGTLFLHEVLSVGQWTAVVLVAVASGATAWTAPGVRIDSPAP from the coding sequence ATGCTCCGCCTCGCCCAGCCGCTTCCCACCCTGCCTGCCGGCCCCGCCCTACTCCTGTCGGTCCTGAGCGTGCAGGGTGGGGCAGCCATCGCCAAGGGTGTGTTCCCCGTGGTCGGGGCAATCGGCACAACTGGGTTGCGCATTGGCCTCTCGGCCCTCCTGCTGTGCCTGGTCTTCCGCCCCTCCCTGCGGCAGCTCACCCCCGAGCAGTGGCGGGCCGTCCTTCCGTACGGGATGGTGCTGGGCAGCATGAATCTGCTCTTTTACCTTGCGCTGGCCCGCATTCCCCTGGGTCTGGCCGTGACGCTAGAGTTCGTCGGACCCCTCCTGCTGGCGGTGGTGGGTTCACGTAGGGCACTGGACGTGGTCTGGGTGGCGTTGGCAGGCGCCGGTGTGGCGATGATTACCCCCTGGAGCGGCCAGGGAACGGACGGTGTGGGCATGCTCGTTGCCCTGCTGGCCGGTGCTTGCTGGGCGGGCTACGTGGTGCTGGGGAGCCGGGTATCTCAGGTTCTGCCCAGCGGCACGGGTGTGGCTGTGGGCATGGGCATCGCCACATTGACCGCGCTCCCGTTCGTTGGTCTCTCCGGTGACTGGGACCACCTGACTTCAGGGTTGGTGCTGGCGGGAGCGGCGCTGGCCGTGCTGTCAAGTGCAGTTCCCTTCACGCTGGAGCTCGTGGCGCTCCGCAGCCTCCCGCTCAGAACCTTTAGCGTGCTCCTTAGCCTGGAGCCTGCCGTGGCGGCGCTGTGCGGCACACTTTTCCTGCATGAGGTGTTGTCCGTGGGTCAGTGGACCGCCGTGGTGCTGGTGGCCGTGGCGAGCGGAGCAACCGCCTGGACGGCCCCAGGGGTGCGGATTGACAGTCCAGCACCCTGA
- a CDS encoding serine hydrolase domain-containing protein, protein MTPNSSLIPATVAMDAARLQAAVDHVTARLPHVRSLLVARCGQLVLEQYWNCTSADPQDFQSVTKSLLGAMCGGIFNNLQGTVLDFFPEFSADVIDLRWRHVTIRHLLTMTAGLQSELTHPAYDDAWFSADDPVKFALTQKLVADPGATFHYSNASTHLLGEVLARATGERLDTALRSRLLDPIGAELHAWPTDKVGRPFGSGYVHLTPLHALRFGQLVLQRGMWNGMSVVDGAWLQASIQPQVRAYEWMEGIAWYGYLWWVTREAGLEAWYATGWGGQYIAVFPQVQLVVVMTGETVDHPNHRYVIRELVLPAVGHDLTETQVAPGSF, encoded by the coding sequence ATGACGCCCAATTCGAGCTTGATTCCAGCCACCGTGGCCATGGATGCTGCACGGCTTCAAGCCGCCGTTGACCACGTTACCGCTCGACTGCCGCACGTGAGGAGTCTGCTGGTGGCGCGCTGTGGGCAACTCGTCCTTGAGCAGTACTGGAACTGCACCTCGGCGGACCCACAGGATTTTCAGTCTGTGACGAAGAGCCTGCTCGGTGCCATGTGCGGAGGCATCTTCAACAATCTGCAGGGGACAGTCCTCGACTTCTTCCCGGAATTCTCTGCCGACGTGATTGACCTGCGCTGGCGGCACGTGACGATCAGGCATCTGTTGACGATGACGGCGGGCCTGCAGTCGGAGCTGACGCACCCAGCGTACGACGACGCGTGGTTCTCCGCGGATGACCCGGTCAAGTTTGCGTTAACCCAGAAGCTCGTCGCTGATCCTGGTGCCACCTTCCATTACTCCAATGCGAGTACGCACCTGCTCGGTGAAGTCCTAGCGCGGGCCACTGGCGAAAGACTCGACACAGCGCTCCGCTCGCGCCTGCTTGACCCCATCGGGGCCGAATTGCATGCGTGGCCGACCGACAAGGTGGGACGCCCGTTCGGGTCGGGTTACGTCCACCTCACTCCGCTCCATGCGCTGCGGTTTGGCCAGCTGGTGCTGCAGCGTGGAATGTGGAACGGTATGTCAGTTGTCGATGGGGCGTGGCTGCAAGCGTCGATCCAACCTCAAGTGAGGGCGTACGAGTGGATGGAAGGGATCGCGTGGTACGGCTACCTGTGGTGGGTCACGCGGGAGGCTGGACTGGAAGCGTGGTACGCGACCGGGTGGGGCGGCCAGTACATTGCGGTTTTCCCACAAGTGCAACTTGTCGTCGTCATGACGGGTGAGACCGTTGACCATCCGAATCACCGTTACGTGATTCGAGAACTCGTGCTTCCGGCAGTGGGGCATGACCTGACAGAAACTCAGGTTGCGCCTGGCAGTTTCTGA